A single uncultured Methanolobus sp. DNA region contains:
- a CDS encoding MarR family transcriptional regulator, translating into MSKELVRRIFDKHLEHDCFFDKKMLNVVEDSSVALNTLPNKTIRIIHLKKEINPSRLGRILGVGKSTITSTVDALEKNGLVVRNNDPDDMRKQLISLTPAGEAYHCELMDIITERIASISDSYGMNESELAEYYDHLSQMVSILSKYIYES; encoded by the coding sequence ATGAGCAAAGAACTTGTCAGGAGGATATTTGATAAGCATCTTGAACATGATTGTTTTTTCGATAAAAAGATGCTTAATGTTGTTGAAGACTCCTCTGTTGCACTCAATACTCTTCCAAACAAGACAATAAGAATAATTCACCTTAAAAAAGAAATAAACCCTTCCAGGCTGGGTCGGATTTTGGGTGTTGGAAAAAGTACCATTACATCCACAGTAGATGCTCTTGAAAAAAATGGCCTGGTGGTCAGGAATAATGATCCGGATGATATGAGAAAACAACTTATATCTTTAACTCCGGCCGGTGAAGCTTATCATTGCGAACTCATGGACATTATCACGGAACGTATTGCTTCGATTTCAGATTCTTATGGTATGAATGAATCTGAGCTTGCAGAATATTATGATCACCTTTCTCAAATGGTATCCATTCTGAGCAAGTATATTTATGAGAGCTGA
- a CDS encoding MATE family efflux transporter, producing MMVNDHQLRHDSIWSLFCRFTLPAVAGIVVAGIQTVVDGFFIGNGVGSQGLAAITLAFPVLMFIVAIGIMFGTGSSTLVALELGRGDREKAKRIVANVFSALLLLGVAISVAGILHLSRLVSLLGASGSSGAMVADYLGIILAGAVFVLFSLAMDSLVRNDGRPVFAMKVMVVSVLTNILLDYIFVIRMGLGMGGAAFATMIAFAMIAVLLASHFFSSRAKLRIGIKDFSIEPVLLGQIIRTGMPSFVMQFSISLLLLVHNFMLLRYGSELEVSAFGIIDYSFSMFYMLFEGIAMGMQPIIGFNYGAGLYGRVRRTLKLAMLASFAVGVAGFMLFALFPGVVAGLFNPGDAELLDVTVDAMRIFMVSLLVQGVIVVNATYYQSVNKITSSMFIHLGRVFAFVLPLLFMLPTLFGLKGIWLATPVADVLMFVIVLIMISGEIKLLEEMKLERLISREKCKNITPQY from the coding sequence ATGATGGTAAATGATCATCAGCTACGCCATGATAGTATCTGGTCCTTGTTTTGCCGGTTCACACTCCCTGCAGTTGCCGGTATTGTAGTTGCAGGTATCCAGACAGTCGTGGATGGGTTCTTTATTGGTAACGGTGTTGGCAGCCAGGGGCTTGCAGCTATAACGCTGGCTTTTCCGGTTCTGATGTTCATAGTGGCTATTGGAATCATGTTTGGCACGGGTTCCTCAACTCTGGTGGCTCTGGAGCTTGGACGCGGGGATCGTGAAAAAGCTAAAAGAATAGTGGCAAATGTATTTTCTGCACTCTTGTTGCTGGGTGTGGCTATCTCCGTAGCAGGTATTCTTCATCTTTCCAGACTGGTTTCTCTGCTTGGTGCCAGTGGTAGTTCGGGTGCAATGGTCGCTGATTATCTTGGAATAATTCTTGCAGGAGCGGTTTTCGTATTGTTCTCTCTTGCAATGGACTCTCTTGTAAGGAACGATGGCAGACCCGTGTTTGCAATGAAGGTTATGGTGGTCTCAGTCCTGACGAACATCCTGCTGGATTACATATTTGTCATAAGGATGGGGCTTGGGATGGGGGGTGCTGCATTTGCAACCATGATCGCTTTTGCAATGATAGCTGTGCTTCTCGCATCACATTTCTTCAGCAGCAGGGCAAAGCTCAGGATTGGAATTAAGGACTTTTCTATCGAGCCTGTTTTGCTCGGGCAGATAATAAGGACCGGAATGCCTTCATTTGTGATGCAGTTCTCTATTTCGCTGCTGCTGCTCGTTCATAATTTCATGCTGTTGCGGTATGGTTCGGAGCTTGAGGTCTCAGCTTTTGGCATTATAGATTATTCCTTCTCAATGTTCTATATGCTCTTTGAGGGCATTGCCATGGGCATGCAGCCGATAATAGGTTTCAATTATGGTGCAGGACTTTACGGAAGGGTTAGGCGTACTTTGAAGCTTGCAATGCTTGCAAGTTTTGCAGTAGGTGTTGCAGGCTTTATGTTGTTTGCGCTCTTCCCTGGAGTTGTTGCAGGGCTTTTCAATCCTGGTGATGCTGAGCTGCTGGATGTTACAGTGGATGCTATGAGGATATTCATGGTGTCGTTGCTTGTGCAGGGTGTTATTGTGGTGAATGCCACTTACTACCAGTCTGTGAATAAGATCACATCTTCCATGTTCATCCATCTTGGCAGGGTATTTGCATTTGTCCTGCCTTTGCTGTTCATGCTTCCGACTCTGTTCGGACTGAAGGGCATATGGCTTGCAACGCCTGTTGCAGATGTCCTGATGTTTGTGATCGTCCTGATCATGATATCCGGTGAGATCAAACTGCTGGAAGAAATGAAATTGGAGCGTCTAATATCCAGAGAAAAGTGTAAAAATATCACTCCGCAATATTAA
- a CDS encoding C39 family peptidase, translated as MSGSGDPYNINSISYAYAGKAVATLLSILILCTCNVASTEETGMSQGVGYSLTSNTILDVPYYNQGNTNWCLYYCLTMMFNYNNRNIETWEMANYFDSDYYGTFSEQYAPTDTSLEDYAEQMCSLEIKRTIWGLTITDFDNKTFNNLIKSNINNGQPVLMAFQYMNSDGDKEGHAILAVGYDEQFIYLTDSSGAITKGVFGSDNGYIAVPVSWNDFNEKLVNNISPSNMAYTIELISEAPENQTEGSIYLTDRSDKGFSCLTFTNRHEANDTGLLRFDGTYENGYYIVDSTDLTSTREPQESDSMSVYFTVANPTSEENKYTVTCQLLNIETGESTYGFDYTTSFDLAAYNTISKGVNYSNQLYSAASGNYRVVISLFDDEIEEIDSVCIDVCLG; from the coding sequence ATGAGCGGATCGGGGGATCCATACAACATCAATAGCATTAGCTATGCATACGCAGGCAAAGCAGTGGCAACTCTGCTATCAATTTTGATATTATGCACATGCAATGTTGCCTCTACAGAAGAGACCGGTATGTCACAGGGCGTTGGTTACTCACTGACATCTAACACCATACTTGATGTGCCATACTATAACCAGGGAAACACTAACTGGTGCCTGTATTACTGCCTTACTATGATGTTCAATTACAACAACCGGAATATAGAAACATGGGAAATGGCAAATTACTTCGATTCTGACTACTACGGCACTTTTTCCGAGCAATACGCCCCCACAGACACATCCCTTGAAGATTACGCTGAACAGATGTGCTCACTTGAGATCAAAAGAACCATCTGGGGATTAACAATCACAGATTTTGATAACAAGACCTTTAACAACCTCATCAAAAGCAACATCAACAACGGACAGCCAGTCCTCATGGCATTCCAGTACATGAATTCAGATGGAGATAAAGAAGGCCATGCAATACTCGCAGTAGGATACGACGAGCAGTTCATCTATCTCACAGACTCCAGCGGCGCTATCACAAAAGGAGTCTTTGGTAGCGACAACGGATACATTGCAGTACCAGTAAGCTGGAACGATTTCAATGAAAAACTTGTCAACAATATCTCACCCTCGAACATGGCATACACCATCGAACTCATAAGCGAAGCACCTGAGAACCAAACTGAAGGCTCCATCTACCTTACAGACCGCAGTGACAAAGGATTCAGTTGCCTGACCTTCACTAACAGACACGAAGCGAACGACACTGGCTTGCTGAGATTTGACGGCACCTACGAGAATGGATACTATATCGTTGACAGCACTGACCTGACCAGCACCAGAGAACCACAGGAATCCGATAGTATGTCCGTGTATTTCACAGTAGCAAATCCCACATCAGAAGAAAATAAATATACAGTGACATGTCAGCTTTTGAATATTGAAACCGGAGAATCCACTTATGGTTTTGATTATACGACAAGTTTTGACCTGGCAGCATACAACACCATTTCTAAAGGAGTGAATTACTCGAACCAGTTGTATTCTGCAGCTTCAGGCAATTACAGAGTTGTGATCAGTCTTTTTGATGATGAGATAGAAGAGATTGATAGTGTTTGTATTGATGTATGTTTAGGTTGA
- a CDS encoding MarR family transcriptional regulator codes for MTEKTEMEFSFEKLDEYYNRLLKEYELSGEFEDISHNAYMYIRKIHLLGTPSLSELARSMEVTKPSASAMVHKLSDKKLLTISPSETDKRVTLLNLTDKGVRFIEFQDFADKRIYTRIREVLDDNEFSLFSELWRKIDANLDATINEPCDLNSDANPVKGGDDGK; via the coding sequence ATGACAGAAAAAACGGAAATGGAATTCTCCTTTGAGAAGCTCGATGAATATTACAATCGGCTTTTGAAGGAATATGAGCTTTCAGGGGAATTCGAAGATATCAGTCATAATGCTTACATGTACATCAGGAAGATACATCTTCTTGGGACTCCTTCTCTTTCGGAACTTGCGAGGAGTATGGAGGTGACTAAACCATCTGCAAGTGCCATGGTCCACAAGCTCTCGGACAAAAAGCTGCTGACCATAAGTCCTTCTGAGACTGACAAAAGGGTCACTTTGCTCAACCTGACTGACAAAGGTGTAAGATTTATCGAGTTCCAGGATTTTGCGGACAAGAGAATTTATACGCGTATCAGGGAGGTGCTGGATGATAATGAGTTTTCCCTGTTCTCTGAACTGTGGCGTAAGATCGATGCAAATCTTGATGCAACCATCAATGAGCCCTGTGATCTGAATTCCGATGCTAATCCGGTAAAGGGTGGTGATGATGGTAAATGA
- a CDS encoding ABC transporter substrate-binding protein yields MALNTVLTRSLHMLLIISSVLAVMCLPAAAVYENELPCDSNGDDLLTEEELSDAICDLMLGFGDLSLDDVGDASYVYTYWNGEPLTITDHYNSREVTLYRPVERIALASTPSVRIIASLGAADRVVGVYQNIIDDDGLLVTRAYPELRDLPSIGSGSTPNAEAIVDIEPDVVFYSAASTAADLQDSTGIPVVALSATFGLDFDEDAGAYDVWRLAGKIIGEEDRAEELVSYAEDQIYSISSVSSSIAAEDKLDAYIATGGSNEIIKCAPTYYALDIAGGNNVAAGQPSSWGSATVTKEQIIAWDPAVIFIRYYQVGQSLDKDAVLDDGTLVDVSAVNNSRVYYIRGSSNGMDPAIALADAYRMVKLMYPQESADIDVEAEGNAIYQEFYGADNLYSEMLDDFEVFERWNLVAC; encoded by the coding sequence ATGGCACTCAATACAGTATTAACAAGATCGTTACATATGCTTTTGATAATTTCATCTGTCCTTGCAGTGATGTGTCTTCCGGCAGCGGCAGTTTATGAGAATGAGCTTCCGTGTGACTCCAATGGAGATGACCTTCTGACTGAAGAGGAGTTATCTGATGCAATTTGTGATCTCATGCTTGGCTTTGGTGATCTTTCACTTGATGATGTAGGCGATGCATCTTATGTTTACACTTACTGGAACGGTGAACCTCTGACCATTACTGATCATTACAACAGCAGAGAAGTTACTCTTTACCGGCCTGTAGAAAGAATTGCACTGGCATCCACACCTTCAGTAAGAATTATCGCTTCACTTGGTGCAGCTGACAGGGTGGTTGGCGTTTACCAGAACATCATAGATGATGACGGTTTACTGGTAACCAGGGCATATCCTGAGCTTCGTGATCTTCCATCAATTGGTTCCGGTTCCACTCCAAATGCAGAGGCTATAGTAGATATTGAACCGGATGTTGTATTCTATTCCGCTGCAAGTACAGCTGCGGATCTTCAGGACAGTACCGGAATACCTGTTGTTGCTTTAAGCGCTACGTTTGGTCTTGATTTCGACGAAGACGCTGGTGCTTATGATGTCTGGAGACTTGCAGGCAAGATAATCGGTGAAGAGGACAGGGCTGAAGAACTTGTAAGTTATGCTGAGGATCAGATCTATTCAATATCATCCGTATCTTCCTCAATTGCTGCAGAAGACAAACTTGATGCTTACATTGCAACAGGTGGAAGCAATGAAATAATCAAGTGCGCACCGACCTATTATGCGCTGGATATTGCAGGCGGGAACAATGTAGCAGCAGGTCAGCCTTCAAGCTGGGGTTCAGCCACAGTTACAAAAGAGCAGATAATTGCATGGGATCCTGCTGTGATATTCATCAGGTATTATCAGGTGGGTCAGTCTCTGGACAAGGATGCTGTTCTTGATGATGGAACACTTGTTGATGTGTCTGCTGTCAATAATTCCAGAGTATATTACATAAGAGGTTCTTCAAATGGTATGGACCCTGCAATTGCACTGGCAGATGCTTATCGCATGGTCAAGCTGATGTATCCGCAAGAGTCCGCAGATATTGATGTGGAAGCTGAAGGTAATGCAATATATCAGGAATTCTACGGCGCAGATAACCTTTACTCTGAAATGCTTGATGATTTCGAAGTATTTGAACGGTGGAATCTGGTGGCATGTTAA
- a CDS encoding deoxyribodipyrimidine photo-lyase encodes MAKKYGLSLFIFRRDLRLDDNSALNLAMENSDEVIPCFIFDPRLANEKRKHFNHNALQFLLECLEDLGQQLGSRNGSLFLFSGLPENVIVELKDKHGIDAVFFNSDYTPFSRKRDDAIEKACKDRGIDVVSCHDALLHEPGTVLTNEGKTYSVFSQFFKKASQREISLPATYEGGKFYAGNLDVSQVELSDFSIEMNPSLFTKGDRSHALSVLQEISDFRNYDNERDYSSITGTTGLSAHNKLGTVSIREFYHYVINEFGPGHTLINELHWRDFFTHIAIVHPYVFAGAFKKKFDSLAWSNDEKLFDAWCKGETGFPIVDAGMRELNTTGYMHNRVRMIVSSFLVKDLHIDWKWGERYFASRLVDYDPCVNNGNWQWAASTGADSQPYFRIFNPWLQQKKFDPGCLYIKKWVPELEGLSPKVIHSMDKGQQLLGVDYPQPIVDHSKERGVALGVFKSVE; translated from the coding sequence ATGGCAAAAAAATACGGCTTGTCCTTGTTCATATTCAGGCGTGACCTTCGGCTCGATGATAACTCTGCCCTGAATCTTGCAATGGAAAACTCAGATGAGGTTATTCCGTGTTTTATTTTCGACCCAAGGCTTGCCAATGAAAAGAGAAAACATTTCAATCATAATGCTTTGCAGTTTCTGTTGGAATGTCTTGAAGACCTGGGACAGCAGTTGGGATCCAGAAATGGCAGTCTTTTTCTATTCTCCGGATTGCCGGAAAATGTCATAGTGGAGCTTAAAGATAAACATGGAATTGATGCTGTTTTTTTCAACAGTGATTACACTCCTTTTAGCAGGAAGCGTGATGATGCGATCGAGAAAGCCTGCAAGGATCGTGGCATTGATGTTGTAAGCTGCCATGATGCTTTACTGCACGAGCCAGGTACTGTGCTTACAAATGAAGGAAAAACATATTCTGTGTTCTCCCAGTTCTTCAAAAAAGCTTCACAGAGGGAGATTTCATTGCCTGCAACATACGAAGGTGGAAAATTCTATGCTGGCAACCTGGATGTATCTCAGGTTGAACTTTCTGACTTTTCAATTGAAATGAATCCTTCTCTTTTCACAAAAGGAGACAGAAGTCATGCTCTTTCAGTTCTTCAGGAGATAAGTGATTTCAGGAATTATGATAATGAACGTGACTATTCTTCAATAACAGGTACTACCGGACTTTCGGCTCATAATAAACTGGGAACTGTATCGATACGTGAATTCTATCATTATGTGATAAATGAGTTTGGTCCGGGCCACACTCTGATAAATGAACTTCACTGGCGTGACTTCTTTACTCATATTGCTATTGTGCATCCGTATGTTTTTGCAGGTGCTTTCAAGAAGAAATTCGACTCACTTGCATGGTCTAATGATGAAAAGCTCTTTGATGCATGGTGCAAAGGGGAAACCGGTTTCCCAATTGTTGATGCGGGAATGAGGGAACTCAATACAACCGGTTACATGCATAATCGTGTGAGGATGATAGTTTCATCTTTTCTTGTGAAGGATCTGCATATCGACTGGAAGTGGGGTGAACGCTATTTTGCCAGCAGGCTTGTGGACTATGATCCATGCGTGAACAATGGTAACTGGCAGTGGGCTGCATCAACAGGCGCTGATTCGCAGCCGTATTTCAGGATATTCAACCCGTGGCTGCAGCAGAAGAAGTTCGATCCTGGATGTCTTTACATCAAGAAATGGGTTCCTGAGCTCGAAGGACTTTCTCCAAAAGTGATTCATTCCATGGATAAAGGACAGCAACTTCTTGGTGTGGATTATCCGCAGCCTATTGTGGACCATTCTAAGGAAAGGGGTGTGGCACTTGGGGTTTTCAAGTCTGTGGAATAA
- a CDS encoding iron ABC transporter permease, producing the protein MVAIVGFASTIGVIDLSITEVYHSIFDHFFPGYFSVSGKAERVVWNIRLPRVCLGILAGIGLGLAGAVMQGILRNPLASPYTLGISSASGFGAAVAITLGSGLLGGEYLIIGNAFAGALLSSIVVLALAGKKGTTPETMLLGGIAMMFLFSSSIALLQYFASDEAAKEVTFWLIGSLSYANWDKVKAIFIVLVLTVPLLMWKARDLNIIIAGDDTAKSLGIDVSGIRVMLMVLASLMTASIVCFTGTIGFIGLVAPHITRMIIGGDNRFVFPVSALVGGVLLSVADIVAISVMSPVILPIGIVTSYMGVPLFMYLIMRKRKDYW; encoded by the coding sequence TTGGTCGCTATTGTGGGATTTGCCTCAACCATCGGAGTTATAGATCTTTCAATTACTGAGGTCTATCACTCAATATTCGATCACTTTTTTCCCGGTTATTTTTCGGTAAGTGGAAAAGCTGAGAGGGTGGTCTGGAACATCAGACTTCCGAGGGTCTGTCTTGGAATACTTGCAGGAATTGGTCTTGGACTCGCAGGTGCTGTTATGCAGGGAATTCTGAGAAATCCGCTGGCTTCTCCATATACTTTAGGTATTTCCTCAGCTTCAGGATTTGGGGCAGCAGTGGCAATAACTCTTGGTTCTGGTTTGCTGGGTGGCGAATATCTTATAATTGGAAATGCGTTTGCCGGAGCACTTCTCTCATCGATCGTGGTTCTTGCACTTGCCGGGAAGAAAGGCACCACTCCTGAAACAATGCTGCTCGGCGGTATTGCGATGATGTTCCTTTTTTCATCAAGTATTGCATTGCTTCAGTATTTTGCAAGCGATGAAGCGGCCAAGGAAGTTACGTTCTGGCTTATCGGCAGTCTGTCTTACGCAAACTGGGACAAGGTGAAAGCGATATTTATCGTGCTTGTCCTTACTGTTCCTTTGCTTATGTGGAAAGCACGTGACCTTAACATAATCATTGCAGGCGATGATACTGCAAAAAGTCTGGGTATCGATGTTTCCGGGATACGGGTCATGCTCATGGTTCTGGCATCTTTGATGACTGCCAGTATCGTATGCTTTACTGGAACTATCGGATTTATCGGTCTTGTTGCACCGCACATAACCCGGATGATAATTGGCGGGGACAACCGCTTTGTTTTCCCGGTGTCTGCTCTGGTTGGCGGGGTATTGCTTTCGGTTGCGGATATTGTTGCAATTTCTGTGATGTCGCCGGTCATATTGCCTATCGGTATCGTCACTTCGTATATGGGAGTTCCATTGTTCATGTATCTAATTATGAGGAAGAGGAAGGATTATTGGTGA
- a CDS encoding ABC transporter ATP-binding protein yields MRMRLQGVSFDYSSSSVLKDVDMELHPGEILGIIGPNGAGKSTLIKCIDRILHPQGSVMLDGSDMGNMGRMDVAKCIAYVPQSPDMSFPTTVLDTVLMGRRPHSSWNFSQNDIDKALNALDMLNIADLAMRDFARISGGQQQRVFIARAIAQETGIMLLDEPTSSLDIKYQMSLMEILKKLVDELDISVMMAIHDLNMAVRYSHRLILMSEGRIVAAGEPLDVLNENNMREHYGVEAVAKFENGVPYIVPLKLV; encoded by the coding sequence ATGAGAATGAGATTGCAGGGTGTCAGTTTTGATTATTCCAGTTCTTCTGTGTTAAAGGATGTGGATATGGAATTGCATCCGGGTGAGATATTGGGTATCATCGGACCAAATGGTGCCGGCAAGTCCACACTTATCAAATGCATTGACAGGATCCTGCATCCACAAGGGTCTGTGATGCTTGATGGTTCTGATATGGGGAACATGGGTCGAATGGATGTTGCAAAGTGTATTGCCTATGTTCCGCAGTCTCCTGACATGTCATTTCCAACTACTGTTCTTGATACTGTTCTTATGGGCAGGAGGCCTCATTCTTCCTGGAACTTCTCGCAGAATGATATTGATAAGGCTTTGAATGCGCTTGATATGCTGAATATCGCAGACCTTGCAATGCGGGATTTTGCCCGGATCAGCGGTGGTCAGCAACAAAGGGTTTTCATTGCCCGTGCGATAGCTCAGGAAACTGGCATCATGTTGCTGGATGAGCCTACAAGCAGTCTTGATATCAAATACCAGATGTCTCTGATGGAAATTCTGAAAAAGCTGGTGGATGAACTGGATATTTCTGTCATGATGGCGATACATGATCTGAATATGGCAGTCCGTTATTCACACAGGCTTATTCTGATGTCGGAAGGAAGGATCGTGGCTGCCGGGGAGCCTCTGGATGTTCTTAATGAAAATAATATGCGGGAGCATTATGGTGTTGAAGCCGTGGCTAAATTTGAGAATGGTGTTCCTTATATTGTTCCTTTGAAACTGGTCTGA